In Ectothiorhodospiraceae bacterium 2226, a single window of DNA contains:
- the glgC gene encoding glucose-1-phosphate adenylyltransferase, translated as MPDRSSRFVSRLTRDTLGLVLAGGSGTRLRQLTQWRSKPAVPFGGKFRIIDFPLSNCLNSGIRRIGILTQYKAHSLIRHVQQGWNFLRAELGEFIELLPAQQRLNTGWYAGTADAVYQNLDIIRTHNPEFVLILAGDHVYKMDYGPMLAYHVEHHADLTVGCIEVPVDEARGAFGVMQVDPDMRVRGFQEKPQEPESIPGREGVTLASMGIYVFSTQFLFEQLIRDHDAPGSSHDFAKDIIVHAIDRYRVMAYPFRDPITGGQGYWRDVGTVDAYWDANMELVGITPELNMYDQSWPIWTYQAQLPPAKFVFNEEGRRGMATDSLVSGGCIISGAVLRHSLLFSNVFVDEGSQVTDSVILPDVVIGRGCRLHKVVVDKGCKIPDGTVIGEDRAADAERYHVSENGVVLVVPEMLGQELHHAR; from the coding sequence ATGCCGGATAGAAGTTCGCGTTTTGTAAGCCGCCTGACCCGTGACACCCTGGGTCTTGTCCTGGCAGGCGGCAGCGGGACCCGCCTCAGACAGCTGACCCAGTGGCGCTCCAAGCCTGCCGTCCCCTTCGGCGGCAAATTCCGCATCATCGACTTTCCGCTCTCCAATTGCCTCAACTCCGGCATCCGTCGCATCGGCATCCTCACCCAGTACAAGGCGCACTCGCTCATCCGCCACGTGCAGCAGGGCTGGAACTTCCTGCGTGCCGAACTCGGTGAGTTCATCGAGCTGCTGCCCGCGCAGCAGCGCCTGAATACCGGTTGGTATGCCGGTACCGCCGACGCGGTGTACCAGAACCTCGACATCATTCGCACCCACAACCCCGAGTTCGTGCTCATCCTGGCCGGCGACCACGTCTACAAGATGGACTACGGCCCCATGCTGGCCTACCACGTCGAACACCACGCGGACCTCACCGTGGGCTGCATCGAGGTGCCGGTGGACGAGGCGCGCGGCGCCTTCGGCGTGATGCAGGTGGACCCCGACATGCGCGTGCGGGGCTTTCAAGAGAAGCCCCAAGAGCCCGAGTCCATCCCCGGTCGCGAGGGCGTCACGCTCGCCTCCATGGGCATCTACGTGTTCAGCACCCAGTTCCTGTTCGAGCAGCTGATCCGTGACCACGACGCGCCCGGTTCTTCGCACGACTTCGCCAAGGACATCATCGTGCACGCCATCGACCGCTACCGCGTGATGGCCTATCCCTTCCGCGACCCGATCACCGGCGGACAGGGCTACTGGCGCGACGTCGGCACGGTGGACGCTTATTGGGACGCGAACATGGAACTCGTGGGCATCACCCCCGAGCTCAACATGTACGACCAGAGCTGGCCCATCTGGACCTATCAGGCGCAGCTGCCGCCGGCCAAGTTCGTGTTCAACGAAGAGGGGCGCCGCGGCATGGCCACCGACTCGCTGGTCTCGGGCGGCTGCATCATCTCCGGGGCCGTGCTGCGTCACTCGCTGCTGTTCTCCAACGTGTTCGTGGACGAGGGCTCGCAGGTGACCGACTCGGTCATCCTGCCGGATGTGGTCATCGGGCGGGGCTGTCGACTGCACAAGGTTGTGGTGGACAAGGGCTGCAAGATCCCCGACGGCACGGTCATCGGCGAGGACCGGGCGGCCGACGCCGAGCGTTATCACGTGTCCGAGAACGGCGTGGTGCTGGTGGTGCCGGAGATGCTGGGCCAGGAACTGCACCATGCCCGCTAA
- a CDS encoding valine--tRNA ligase: protein MDKTYDPAAIEPRWYARWEEAGYFRPREDQGDAGKDGAGAPYCIMIPPPNVTGSLHMGHAFQDTLMDALTRYQRMRGARTLWQPGTDHAGIATQMVVERRLNAQGKTRHDLGREAFVEEVWRWKEESGGTITRQLRRMGASCDWSRERFTMDEGLSAAVREVFVRLYEEGLIYRGQRLVNWDPVLHTAVSDLEVVSAEEDGSLWHMRYPLADGSGHLVVATTRPETMLGDTAVAVHPEDERYRHLVGKAVTLPLTGRSIPIIADDYVDPEFGTGCVKITPAHDFNDYAMGQRHDLPMISILTPDACINDNAPAAYRGLDRFEARKRIVADLEAQDLLERIEPHKLMVPRGDRSHTVVEPYLTDQWFVKVGPLAEPAIRAVEDGRVRFVPDNWKNTYFEWMRNIQDWCISRQIWWGHRIPAWYDEAGTIYVGRDEAEVRAKHGLAEDYPLRQDEDVLDTWFSSALWPFSTLGWPQQTPELKTFYPTSVLVTGFDIIFFWVARMIMMGLKFMDDVPFHEVYIHGLVRDAHGQKMSKSKGNVLDPLDLIDGIELDALVQKRTTGLMQPEMAKRIEQATRKEFPDGIPAFGTDALRFTFAALASTGRDIKFDLGRIEGYRNFCNKLWNAARYVLMNTEGEDCGAAGGALELSQADRWILARLAHTTAAVHTAVGQYRLDLAAQAIYEFTWNEYCDWYLELSKPVLQTDGSSEAARRGTRHTLVHVLETVLRLAHPLMPYITEEIWQRVAPLAGKTGDTIMLQPYPEAEAIEGDDEAVAEMQWLMSFILGVRRIRGEMNIAPGKPLPVMLQDGGARDRDYAARNRVYIDSLARTESVTWLDGQTAPEAATALVGELKILIPLAGLIDKDAELARLQKEADKLRKDLERSEAKLANPSFVDRAPADVVDKERGRVAEMRAALETLEAQRARIAGL from the coding sequence ATGGACAAGACTTACGACCCCGCCGCCATCGAGCCGCGCTGGTATGCGCGCTGGGAAGAGGCCGGCTACTTCCGGCCGCGGGAGGACCAGGGGGATGCGGGGAAGGACGGCGCGGGCGCGCCCTACTGCATCATGATCCCGCCGCCCAACGTGACCGGCAGCCTGCACATGGGCCACGCCTTCCAGGACACCCTGATGGACGCCCTCACCCGCTACCAGCGCATGCGCGGCGCGCGCACGCTGTGGCAGCCGGGCACCGACCACGCGGGCATCGCCACGCAGATGGTGGTGGAGCGGCGCCTGAACGCGCAGGGCAAGACCCGCCATGACCTCGGGCGCGAGGCCTTCGTCGAGGAGGTGTGGCGCTGGAAGGAGGAATCCGGCGGCACCATTACCCGCCAGCTGCGCCGCATGGGCGCCTCCTGCGACTGGTCGCGCGAGCGCTTCACCATGGACGAGGGGCTCTCGGCGGCGGTGCGCGAGGTGTTCGTGCGCCTGTACGAGGAAGGGCTGATCTACCGCGGCCAGCGCCTGGTGAACTGGGACCCCGTGCTGCACACGGCGGTCTCGGACCTCGAGGTGGTCTCCGCCGAGGAGGACGGCAGCCTGTGGCATATGCGCTACCCGCTGGCCGACGGCAGCGGGCATCTGGTGGTGGCGACCACGCGCCCCGAGACCATGCTGGGCGACACCGCCGTCGCCGTGCACCCCGAGGACGAGCGCTACCGGCACCTGGTGGGCAAGGCGGTCACCCTGCCGCTCACCGGGCGCAGCATTCCGATCATCGCCGACGACTACGTCGACCCCGAATTCGGCACCGGCTGCGTGAAGATCACCCCGGCGCACGACTTCAACGACTATGCCATGGGCCAGCGCCACGACCTGCCCATGATCAGCATCCTCACGCCCGATGCCTGCATCAACGACAACGCGCCAGCGGCCTACCGGGGCCTGGATCGCTTCGAGGCGCGCAAGCGCATCGTGGCGGACCTGGAGGCGCAGGACCTCCTGGAGCGGATCGAGCCGCACAAGCTCATGGTGCCGCGCGGCGACCGCTCCCACACCGTGGTCGAGCCCTACCTCACCGACCAGTGGTTCGTGAAGGTCGGGCCGCTGGCCGAGCCGGCCATCCGCGCGGTGGAGGACGGGCGCGTGCGCTTCGTGCCCGATAACTGGAAGAACACCTACTTCGAGTGGATGCGTAACATCCAGGACTGGTGCATCTCGCGCCAGATATGGTGGGGCCACCGCATCCCCGCCTGGTACGACGAGGCCGGTACCATCTACGTCGGGCGCGACGAGGCCGAGGTGCGCGCCAAGCACGGCTTAGCCGAGGATTACCCCCTGCGCCAGGACGAGGACGTGCTGGACACCTGGTTCTCCTCCGCGCTGTGGCCCTTCTCCACGCTGGGCTGGCCGCAGCAGACCCCGGAACTCAAGACCTTCTACCCCACCAGCGTGTTGGTCACGGGCTTTGACATCATCTTCTTCTGGGTGGCCCGCATGATCATGATGGGCCTGAAGTTCATGGACGACGTGCCGTTCCACGAGGTCTACATCCACGGCCTGGTGCGCGACGCCCACGGCCAGAAGATGTCCAAGTCCAAGGGCAATGTGCTCGACCCGCTGGACCTCATCGACGGCATCGAGCTCGACGCGCTGGTGCAAAAGCGCACCACCGGCCTCATGCAGCCCGAGATGGCCAAGCGCATCGAGCAGGCCACGCGCAAGGAGTTCCCCGACGGCATCCCCGCCTTCGGCACCGACGCGCTGCGCTTCACCTTCGCCGCGCTCGCCTCCACCGGGCGCGACATCAAGTTCGACCTGGGGCGCATCGAGGGCTACCGCAACTTCTGCAACAAGCTGTGGAATGCGGCACGCTATGTGTTGATGAACACGGAAGGCGAGGACTGCGGCGCCGCGGGCGGGGCACTCGAACTCTCGCAGGCCGACCGCTGGATCCTCGCGCGCCTCGCGCACACCACTGCGGCGGTGCACACGGCGGTCGGCCAGTACCGCCTGGACCTCGCCGCGCAGGCCATCTACGAGTTCACCTGGAACGAGTACTGCGACTGGTACCTGGAGTTGTCCAAGCCCGTGCTGCAGACCGACGGGAGCAGCGAGGCCGCGCGGCGCGGCACGCGGCACACCCTGGTGCACGTGCTGGAGACGGTGCTGCGCCTCGCGCACCCCTTGATGCCCTATATCACCGAGGAGATCTGGCAGCGCGTCGCCCCGCTCGCGGGCAAGACCGGCGACACGATCATGCTGCAGCCCTACCCCGAGGCCGAGGCGATTGAAGGCGACGACGAGGCCGTGGCCGAGATGCAATGGCTGATGAGCTTCATTCTCGGCGTGCGGCGCATCCGCGGCGAGATGAACATCGCGCCCGGCAAGCCCCTGCCCGTCATGCTGCAAGACGGCGGCGCGCGGGACCGCGACTACGCCGCGCGCAACCGCGTCTACATCGACAGCCTGGCGCGCACCGAGAGCGTCACTTGGCTGGACGGCCAGACCGCGCCCGAGGCGGCCACCGCGCTGGTGGGCGAGCTCAAGATCCTCATCCCGCTCGCGGGGCTGATCGACAAGGACGCCGAACTCGCGCGCCTGCAGAAGGAGGCCGACAAGCTGCGCAAGGACCTGGAGCGCAGCGAGGCCAAGCTCGCCAACCCGAGCTTCGTCGACCGCGCGCCCGCCGACGTGGTGGACAAGGAGCGCGGCCGCGTGGCCGAGATGCGCGCGGCGCTGGAGACGCTCGAAGCGCAACGCGCACGCATCGCCGGGCTTTAA
- a CDS encoding MFS transporter: protein MQNDRKQIFAWALYDWGNSAFATTVMAGFFPIFFRQYWSGEVDPALPTFHLGVANSLASVIIVALAPVLGAIADRGSAKKRFLLFFTLLGVVMTGGLYFVQAGHWQMAVALYVLATIGFSGGIIFYDSLLVAVADESRIDKVSALGYALGYLGGGLLFAVNVWMTLSPETFGLRDSAHAVQVAFVTVAVWWAVFAIPVLWLVPEPRAGGARGGRAVREGLRQLVATFREIRRLKVVFLFLVAYWLYIDGVDTIVRMAVDYGMARGFDVNSLILALLLTQFVAFPAALAFGYIGQRWGPKLGIYIALVVYIGVTIYAVFMERTAEFFVLAVAIGLVQGGIQSLSRSYYARLIPKDKAAEFFGFYNMMTKFAAVLGPISMGALALLLGDPRYAILAVLVLFVAGGTLLWFVDEEEGRRMARELERV, encoded by the coding sequence ATGCAAAACGACAGAAAGCAGATCTTCGCCTGGGCGCTTTACGATTGGGGCAACTCGGCCTTTGCCACGACGGTGATGGCGGGTTTCTTCCCCATCTTCTTCCGCCAGTATTGGAGCGGCGAGGTCGATCCGGCGCTGCCCACTTTTCATTTGGGCGTCGCCAACTCCCTGGCCAGCGTGATCATCGTGGCGCTCGCGCCGGTGCTCGGCGCCATCGCCGACCGCGGCAGCGCGAAGAAGCGCTTCCTGTTGTTCTTCACCTTGCTCGGCGTGGTCATGACCGGCGGGCTGTACTTCGTGCAGGCCGGCCACTGGCAGATGGCGGTCGCGCTGTATGTGCTCGCCACCATCGGTTTCTCGGGCGGCATCATTTTCTATGATTCCTTGCTGGTTGCGGTGGCCGACGAGTCGCGTATCGACAAGGTCTCGGCGCTGGGCTATGCGCTCGGTTATCTCGGCGGCGGGCTGCTGTTCGCGGTCAACGTGTGGATGACGCTCTCGCCCGAGACCTTCGGTCTGCGGGATAGCGCGCACGCGGTGCAGGTGGCGTTCGTTACGGTGGCGGTGTGGTGGGCGGTGTTCGCCATTCCCGTGTTGTGGCTGGTGCCTGAGCCGCGAGCGGGCGGCGCGCGCGGCGGGCGCGCGGTGCGCGAGGGGCTGCGCCAGCTGGTCGCAACCTTTCGCGAGATCCGCCGCCTGAAGGTGGTGTTTCTGTTTCTGGTGGCATATTGGCTGTACATCGACGGTGTGGACACCATCGTGCGCATGGCGGTGGACTACGGCATGGCACGCGGCTTCGACGTCAACAGCCTGATTCTCGCGCTGCTGCTCACGCAGTTCGTGGCCTTTCCCGCCGCGCTCGCCTTCGGCTACATCGGCCAGCGTTGGGGACCCAAGCTCGGCATCTACATTGCGCTGGTGGTGTACATCGGCGTGACCATCTACGCGGTGTTCATGGAGCGCACGGCCGAGTTCTTCGTGCTGGCAGTCGCCATCGGGCTCGTGCAGGGCGGCATCCAGTCGCTCAGCCGCTCCTACTACGCGCGCCTCATTCCCAAGGACAAGGCGGCGGAGTTCTTCGGCTTCTACAACATGATGACCAAGTTTGCTGCCGTGCTGGGGCCGATCTCGATGGGCGCGCTGGCGCTGCTGCTCGGGGATCCGCGCTACGCCATCCTGGCGGTGCTGGTGCTTTTCGTGGCGGGGGGCACGTTGTTGTGGTTCGTGGACGAGGAAGAGGGGCGGCGCATGGCGCGGGAGCTGGAGCGGGTGTAG
- a CDS encoding peptide chain release factor 3, translated as MSRIAQEAARRRTFAIISHPDAGKTTLTEKLLLFGGAIQLAGTVKGRKAARHATSDWMELEQQRGISVTSSVMQFPYGEHIINLLDTPGHEDFSEDTYRTLTAVDSALMVIDSAKGVEERTIKLMEVCRLRDTPIVTFINKLDRDGREPIDLLDEVEDILKIQCAPVTWPIGMGKAFKGVFNLHTDSVHLFSATHGGKVQSGEVIQGLDNPRLDELFGASVAEELRGEIELVRGASHAYDQQAFAEGRLTPVFFGSAINNFGVKELLDAFASFAPPPRPRATQTREVAAEEEKFTGFVFKIQANMDPAHRDRVAFLRVCSGQYSKGMKLRHVRIGRDVQIANAITFMARDREQAEEAWPGDILGLHNHGTIQIGDTFTQGEDLKFVGIPNFAPELFRRARLRDPLRVKALQKGLEQLSEEGATQLFRPLNNNDLILGAVGVLQFDVVAHRLKAEYGVDCLFEPVNVRLARWVYGDDGKKLEEFKRKAEDNLALDAAGQLAYLAPTRVNLDLTIERWPDLEFVATREH; from the coding sequence ATGTCGCGCATCGCGCAAGAGGCCGCACGGCGGCGCACCTTTGCCATCATCTCCCACCCGGACGCCGGTAAGACCACGCTCACCGAAAAACTGCTGTTGTTCGGCGGCGCGATCCAGCTTGCCGGCACCGTGAAGGGCCGTAAGGCGGCGCGCCACGCCACCTCCGACTGGATGGAGCTCGAGCAGCAGCGCGGTATCTCGGTGACCTCCTCGGTGATGCAGTTCCCCTACGGCGAGCACATCATCAATCTGCTGGACACGCCGGGCCACGAAGACTTCTCCGAGGACACCTACCGCACGCTCACCGCGGTCGACTCGGCGCTGATGGTGATCGACAGCGCAAAAGGCGTGGAGGAGCGCACCATCAAGCTGATGGAGGTCTGCCGTCTGCGCGACACGCCCATCGTCACCTTCATCAACAAGCTCGACCGCGACGGCCGCGAGCCCATCGACCTGCTGGACGAAGTGGAGGACATCCTCAAGATCCAGTGCGCCCCCGTCACCTGGCCGATCGGCATGGGCAAGGCCTTCAAGGGGGTGTTCAACCTGCACACCGACAGCGTGCATCTGTTCAGCGCCACCCACGGTGGCAAGGTGCAGAGCGGCGAGGTCATCCAGGGGCTCGACAACCCGCGCCTGGACGAGTTGTTCGGTGCGAGCGTGGCCGAGGAGCTGCGCGGCGAGATCGAGCTGGTGCGCGGGGCAAGCCACGCCTACGATCAGCAGGCCTTCGCCGAGGGGCGCCTGACACCGGTGTTCTTCGGCTCGGCCATCAACAATTTCGGCGTGAAGGAGCTGCTGGATGCGTTCGCCAGCTTCGCGCCGCCGCCGCGCCCGCGCGCCACCCAGACGCGCGAGGTGGCCGCCGAGGAGGAGAAGTTCACCGGCTTCGTGTTCAAGATCCAGGCGAACATGGACCCCGCGCATCGCGATCGTGTCGCGTTTCTGCGCGTGTGCTCCGGTCAGTACAGCAAGGGTATGAAACTCCGCCACGTGCGCATCGGGCGAGACGTGCAGATCGCCAACGCGATTACCTTCATGGCGCGCGACCGCGAACAGGCCGAAGAGGCCTGGCCGGGCGATATCCTCGGCCTGCACAACCACGGCACCATCCAGATCGGCGACACCTTCACCCAGGGCGAGGACCTGAAGTTCGTCGGCATTCCGAACTTCGCGCCGGAGCTGTTTCGCCGCGCCCGCCTGCGCGACCCGTTGCGCGTGAAGGCGCTGCAGAAGGGTCTGGAGCAGCTATCGGAAGAGGGCGCCACACAGCTGTTTCGCCCGCTCAACAACAACGATCTCATTCTCGGCGCAGTGGGCGTGCTCCAGTTCGACGTGGTCGCGCACCGGCTGAAGGCCGAGTACGGCGTGGACTGCTTGTTCGAGCCGGTGAACGTGCGCCTCGCGCGCTGGGTGTACGGCGACGACGGCAAGAAGCTCGAGGAGTTCAAGCGCAAGGCCGAGGACAACCTCGCGCTCGACGCAGCGGGCCAGCTCGCGTACCTGGCGCCGACGCGGGTCAACCTCGATCTCACTATCGAGCGTTGGCCGGATCTCGAGTTCGTCGCCACGCGGGAGCATTAG
- the rimI gene encoding ribosomal protein S18-alanine N-acetyltransferase produces the protein MELRDLDAVMDIECSAYAYPWTVGIFRDCLQVGYDCWVYVREGWPVGYGIMSVAAGEAHILNLCVDPQHQRQGIGRRLLEHLLARARGSRAQVTFLEVRKSNRSAVELYRGLGFKEIGRRPAYYPAQRGREDALVLSKPL, from the coding sequence ATGGAGCTGCGCGACCTCGATGCCGTCATGGACATCGAGTGCAGCGCGTATGCCTACCCCTGGACGGTCGGCATCTTCCGCGACTGTCTGCAGGTGGGCTACGACTGCTGGGTGTACGTGCGCGAGGGATGGCCGGTCGGCTACGGCATTATGTCGGTGGCCGCGGGGGAAGCGCACATCCTCAATCTCTGCGTCGACCCGCAGCACCAGCGCCAGGGCATCGGTCGGCGCCTGCTCGAGCATTTGTTGGCGCGGGCGCGCGGCAGTCGGGCGCAGGTGACTTTTTTGGAAGTGCGCAAGTCGAATCGCTCGGCCGTGGAGCTCTATCGCGGGTTGGGCTTCAAAGAGATCGGTCGCCGGCCGGCCTATTATCCGGCCCAGCGCGGGCGCGAGGACGCCTTGGTCCTGTCCAAGCCGCTGTAA
- a CDS encoding uracil-DNA glycosylase translates to MDARRRQYLELMGITPWRRRASEPAEPAARTRDESVHPETPAASDLSAPPDLEAAPRADLDWPELERAVASCTACGLHATRTQPVFGVGDRRAEWMIVGEAPGAEEDRQGAPFVGRAGQLLSAMLRALGLAREQVYIANVLKCRPPNNRDPTAEEAAACEAHLHAQIALVRPRILLVVGRVAAQNLLKSDAPLARLRGRAHRYADGSPLVVTYHPAYLLRAPQDKAKAWQDLLLARSEAAR, encoded by the coding sequence ATGGACGCGCGCCGCCGCCAGTATCTGGAGCTGATGGGCATCACGCCCTGGCGGCGGCGGGCCTCCGAGCCCGCCGAGCCGGCGGCACGCACGCGCGATGAGTCCGTGCATCCTGAAACCCCCGCCGCCTCTGACCTATCTGCACCGCCGGACCTTGAGGCCGCCCCGCGCGCGGATCTGGATTGGCCGGAGCTGGAGCGGGCGGTGGCCTCTTGCACCGCCTGTGGCCTGCATGCCACCCGGACCCAGCCGGTATTCGGCGTGGGTGACCGGCGCGCCGAGTGGATGATCGTCGGCGAGGCGCCGGGTGCCGAGGAGGACCGCCAGGGGGCGCCCTTCGTGGGGCGCGCCGGGCAACTGCTGAGCGCCATGCTGCGCGCCTTGGGCCTAGCGCGCGAGCAGGTGTATATCGCCAATGTGCTCAAGTGCCGCCCGCCCAACAACCGCGACCCCACGGCCGAGGAGGCCGCCGCCTGCGAGGCGCACCTGCATGCCCAGATCGCCTTGGTGCGTCCCCGCATCTTGTTGGTGGTGGGTCGGGTCGCCGCCCAGAACCTCTTGAAGTCCGACGCTCCGCTCGCGCGGTTGCGCGGGCGTGCGCATCGCTATGCGGACGGGTCCCCGCTGGTCGTCACCTACCATCCTGCCTACCTGCTGCGTGCGCCGCAGGACAAGGCCAAGGCCTGGCAGGACCTGTTGCTGGCACGCAGCGAGGCCGCGCGTTGA
- a CDS encoding 2-isopropylmalate synthase has protein sequence MKDQLIIFDTTLRDGEQSPGASMTRDEKVRIATALERLRVDVIEAGFPVASSGDFEAVQAVARAVKDSRVCGLARAVDGDIDRAGEALREANAARIHTFIATSPIHMKMKLRMEPDQVLAQAVHAVKRARQYTDDVEFSPEDAGRSDIDFLCRVLEAVIDAGATTLNIPDTVGYNVPQQFGELIRTLRERIPNSDKAVFSVHCHNDLGLAVANSLAAVVNGARQVECTINGLGERAGNAALEEVVMAVRTRQDIFPCQVDHLDTTQIMTCSRLVSNVTGFPVQPNKAIVGANAFAHESGIHQDGVLKNRETYEIMRAQDVGWTANRMVLGKHSGRNAFRSRLKELGIEFEHEADLNATFQRFKDLADKKHDIYDEDLHALVSDTFAAERELYKLAFLRVCSETGETPRADITVVREGEELTASAEGSGPVDAAYRAIESVAESGAQLQLYSVSNITSGTDAQGEVTVRLEKGGRIVNGQGADTDIVVASAKAYINALNKLYATVTRAHPQAADV, from the coding sequence ATGAAAGACCAGCTCATTATCTTCGACACCACCTTGCGCGACGGGGAACAGAGTCCCGGTGCCTCCATGACGCGCGACGAGAAGGTGCGCATTGCCACCGCCCTTGAGCGTCTGCGCGTGGATGTGATCGAGGCCGGCTTCCCGGTGGCCAGCTCGGGTGACTTCGAGGCGGTGCAGGCGGTAGCGCGTGCGGTGAAGGATTCACGCGTGTGCGGCCTCGCGCGCGCGGTGGACGGGGACATCGACCGGGCCGGCGAGGCCCTGCGCGAGGCCAACGCGGCCCGCATCCACACCTTTATCGCCACCTCGCCGATTCATATGAAGATGAAGCTGCGCATGGAGCCCGACCAGGTGCTCGCGCAGGCGGTGCACGCGGTCAAGCGCGCGCGGCAGTATACCGACGACGTGGAGTTCTCGCCCGAGGACGCCGGCCGCTCGGATATCGACTTCCTGTGTCGCGTGCTCGAGGCGGTGATCGACGCCGGTGCCACCACGCTCAACATACCCGACACCGTGGGCTACAACGTACCCCAGCAGTTCGGCGAACTGATCCGCACCCTGCGCGAGCGCATCCCGAACTCGGACAAGGCGGTGTTCTCGGTGCACTGCCACAACGACCTCGGCCTTGCGGTGGCCAATTCGCTGGCCGCGGTGGTCAACGGCGCGCGTCAGGTCGAGTGCACCATCAACGGCCTCGGAGAGCGTGCCGGCAATGCCGCGCTTGAAGAGGTGGTGATGGCGGTACGCACGCGTCAGGACATCTTCCCCTGTCAGGTCGACCACCTCGACACCACCCAGATCATGACCTGCTCGCGCCTGGTCTCGAACGTGACCGGCTTTCCGGTGCAGCCCAACAAGGCCATCGTGGGCGCCAACGCCTTCGCGCACGAGTCGGGCATCCATCAGGACGGCGTGCTCAAGAACCGCGAGACGTACGAGATCATGCGCGCGCAGGACGTCGGCTGGACCGCGAACCGCATGGTGCTCGGCAAGCACTCGGGTCGTAACGCCTTTCGCTCACGCCTGAAGGAACTCGGCATCGAGTTCGAGCACGAGGCGGACTTGAACGCCACCTTCCAGCGCTTCAAGGATCTGGCGGACAAGAAACACGACATCTATGACGAGGATCTGCACGCGCTGGTGTCCGACACCTTCGCGGCCGAGCGCGAACTCTACAAGCTGGCGTTCCTGCGGGTGTGCTCGGAAACCGGGGAGACGCCGCGTGCCGATATCACCGTCGTGCGCGAGGGCGAGGAGCTCACCGCCAGCGCCGAGGGTAGCGGCCCGGTGGATGCCGCCTACCGCGCCATCGAGTCGGTTGCCGAGAGCGGCGCCCAGCTGCAGCTCTACTCGGTGAGCAATATCACCAGCGGCACCGACGCGCAGGGCGAGGTCACCGTGCGCTTGGAGAAGGGCGGGCGTATCGTCAACGGGCAAGGGGCGGATACCGACATCGTCGTGGCCTCCGCCAAGGCGTACATCAACGCGCTGAACAAGCTCTACGCCACCGTTACGCGGGCGCACCCGCAGGCGGCGGACGTCTGA
- the pssA gene encoding CDP-diacylglycerol--serine O-phosphatidyltransferase — translation MASEKDEAVTPRKTDGIEPKRRRGIYLLPNLFTTAALFAGFFAIVSAMGGNFRHAAIAVFVAMLLDGIDGRVARLTNTQSAFGAEYDSLADMVSFGLAPALVIYQWSLIELGQLGWLAAFIYTAAAALRLARFNTQVDTADKRYFQGLPSPSAAALVAGLVWVGSSYGFDGETWRLPAFMLTVLAGLLMVSNIRYHSFKGLDLRGRVPFVTMLVVVLVFVLISIDPPQVLFAGFLLYALSGPVLTLTNLRRRRAERKAHLEGTDRAGEDKP, via the coding sequence ATGGCCAGCGAGAAGGATGAGGCGGTGACACCACGCAAGACCGACGGCATCGAGCCCAAGCGGCGCCGGGGCATTTACCTGCTGCCCAATCTGTTCACCACCGCCGCGCTGTTCGCCGGATTCTTCGCCATCGTGTCGGCCATGGGCGGGAACTTCCGCCACGCCGCCATCGCGGTGTTCGTGGCGATGCTGCTGGACGGCATCGATGGGCGGGTGGCGCGCCTGACCAACACCCAGAGTGCGTTCGGCGCCGAGTACGACAGCCTCGCCGACATGGTGTCCTTCGGCTTGGCGCCGGCGCTGGTCATCTACCAGTGGTCGTTGATCGAGCTGGGTCAGCTCGGCTGGCTGGCCGCGTTCATCTACACCGCCGCGGCGGCGCTGCGCCTGGCGCGCTTCAATACCCAGGTCGATACCGCCGACAAGCGCTACTTCCAAGGGCTGCCGAGTCCGTCCGCCGCCGCGCTGGTGGCGGGCTTGGTGTGGGTCGGCAGCAGCTACGGCTTCGACGGTGAGACCTGGCGATTGCCCGCCTTCATGCTCACGGTGCTGGCCGGCCTGCTGATGGTGAGTAACATCCGCTACCACAGCTTCAAGGGCCTGGACCTGCGCGGCCGGGTGCCGTTCGTGACCATGCTGGTGGTGGTGCTGGTGTTCGTGCTGATCTCCATCGACCCGCCGCAGGTGCTGTTCGCCGGTTTCCTGTTGTACGCCTTGAGCGGGCCGGTACTCACACTGACCAATCTGCGTCGGCGCCGCGCTGAGCGTAAGGCACACCTGGAGGGCACCGACCGCGCCGGCGAGGACAAGCCCTGA